A window of Exiguobacterium sp. Helios genomic DNA:
GACTTCCACTTTTTTGTTGCCGATTGCTTTTGCTGACGTCAACATCGTGTTCGCTACCGTGAAGTCCATTGCTGCTGATTTCACATCGCCGATTTTCACGACATAGCTGTGTGTACCTTCAGGAATTCCGCCTTTCGAAGCCATGAATTTCCCTTTTGAAAGCGTCCCTTTGACGACGATTGGTGCTTTGGACATATCTTTACCTGGGTAAATTAAGAGTTCTGTCATTGCGCCTGCCGCTGCGTACATGACGTCTGCTTTAACAGAAAGTGTCTGATCATCGACGCTTCCCATGACGTTCATGATATTCGCTGCTTTGACTTCATAGTTGATTGAACCTGTCACGACAGAGTTCGCACCTTTGTATGAGTAAGCAAGCTTATACTTGCCTGCTTTTGATGTGTTTGGTGTTTTCAGGTTGAATTTGCTGATCGGGCGTTTAACGATGATACCTGATTTGTAACGGATGCTGATTGTGCTTGGAAGAACAACTTTTCCTCCGACTGCAACTGGTTCGAGGACTGGTTCGAGGACATCAACCGGATAGTTCTGAAGTTCTACTTTGAGGATTGCTTTTTTCGAAGTACCAGAAACTGTTCCATACAAGACTTGGAACTTGTTAATGTACTTTTTCTCGAACTTCACGGTACCGTTCCACTTCACTGAACGCATTTCGTACTTGCCGTTTGTGAGCTTGACTTTGACTTTCGTCGGTAACATCAATTTCTTAACAGCGTACTTATCACCGCCTGCATGTTTCATCAAGATCGGTTCGATGTATTTGACAGAGACCTTCGAAGCCGCGTCAGCAGCAACCGGTGCGACGACAGATGCAGTGACTGCGAGTGCAGTTGCAGCAGCGTACAATTTGTTTGATTTTTTCGTGTAAGCCATGTTTACAATTCCTCCTCTTGTCTTTCAAAACTAAATGCGACAATCCCAACCAGATAACCTACACTTAAAGTAAAATATTTGTAAATATTTACTTTAACCATTCAACTGATTTTCTGTCTTCTTCGGAGGAATACGTTCTGTTTCACACGCCGATCCATCGCCTATACAGTAGACGATCGTCAGTGATCCATTATGTATCCAGTTTGGGATGAACAGAAAAACGTTGTCGAACGCTTCATTCACAAAGCTTTCTGTATGTTGTAGGTTCGTACCAAGTCTCACTTCGAGATAAGTGAATCACTCAGCTACAGCTCAAATATACAAAACTCAGAAACTAACGACAATAGGTTTTTTGTAAAAAATAGGTGAATAGTAGTAACTAGTAAAATATATTTACAGGTTGTATATGGAAATTAAAAAACTGGTCATACCTTTTTGGGAAAACGCTTACATTTATATATAATTTCACTGAAGTCAATATTTTTCTGAAATACAATAAAGCCACCACGCTTTTGAACGTGACGGCTTCTATCTCAGGGTATACTCTGATTTGCTTGTTCGACTGCCTCTAGAAACGATTCGCGCTGAAACCGGTGATCGGCATCCGCCGTCAGTTCAATCATGTCGTCCAAGCGACGCAATTGAATCGGCAGACCACGTGCGATCCATTCGAGTTGCTGCTGGAGATGTCGTCTGGCCCGGTCAATCGTATGTCGTTCTGCTGCTGCGAACTGCCGTAAGTACTGCAAGGCGTAACCGAATCCGAATTCAATCGGAATCCGTAATTCGGCGCCCTTATCTTTAATCCGGATCAGACCTGCCCCATAATGAATCGCCCGTTCCCACTCTTCGCTGATCCTTTCATACCAGTTTCCATTCGTCAGACAATGTGTTTCCAGTGCTCCTTTAGGACCACTCGGCATGACGCTGAAGTAATCGATTTTCATCCGCCTTCTCCTTTTCCACAAAAAATAGGATGAATCCTTGATGGACTCACCCTATATGACAGGTCAAAGCGTTGGATTGTTCGAAAATGTTTTACTCGGACGACCGATGCCTTCATATTGGACGTTCCCCGGTTCATCGACGAATGTCCAACAATTCCGGCCATCAATCAAACGTGCCGTTTTCATGTTATCCGTCAGTTGTCGTGGAGTGACGTGCTTGATCTCATCCCATTCTGTCATGATAACTGCTATATCTGCCCCTGAGACCGTCTCTTCAATCGTACTTTTTTGGTCGAGTAATGTTTTGGCAGCCGGGTCATATCCTGTGACGATGACACCCATTTTAGCCAGACGCTCCGCTAGACGTAGCGCCGGTGCATCACGTAAGTCATCCGTTCCCGGTTTAAAGGATAGCCCTAACAAAGCAACCCGATGTCCTGGTCTTGGATTGATTTTTTGAAGGACATATTCTAGTTGTGCTTCGTTTGTCCGGTCTGCCGCCTCGATGACATGAAGATGTTCCCCTTGTCGCTGCGCCAGTGTCGTCAAAGCAGCGATGTCTTTTGGAAAACATGATCCCCCGTAACCGGCACCGGCTTTTAAGAAGGCCGGACCAATCCGTGGATCAAGACCGATTCCATGGGCCACATCCTCGACGTCTGCTCCGACGATATCCGCCAACCGTGCAATCTCATTGATGAAACTGATTTTGACCGCCAAAAAGCTGTTGGCTGCATATTTTGTCAGTTCTGCCGTCGTCGGATCCACATGAACGATTGGTGCATTCGTTTTGAACAAATCCGTCAACGTCTCGGCCAATTGTTGATCATACGCCCCGATGATAACGCGATGCGGATTACGCATATCACGAATCGCTGTGCCTTCCCGTAAAAACTCCGGAACCATCGCAAAACGTAACGATGGATAGGCCGTCTGCAACTTTTCCGTCGTTCCTGGTGGTACCGTCGACTTCATGACGACAGCCGCATCTGGTTGAATCGAATGGATTAACTTAACCACCGCTTCGACTGCCGATAAATCACAACTCCCATCCGCTCCTTCCGGCGTCCCGACCGCTACTAGATACAAATCTGAGACTGGATACTCCGTTGTAAAGGTCAGGCGATTTTGATTTTTTTGTAAGGCTTCTTCAATTCCTTCTTCCGTAATCGGTGCAATTCCTTTTGACAACTGTTCCATTCGTTCTCTATTTAAATCGACACACACTACATCGTGTTTCGCATCAGCTAGTCCAATCGCGGTCACAAGACCAACATATCCTGTCCCAATTACCGTTACTTGCATCTCATCACATCCTTCATCAGTTTCCCTGTCTTCACTATACGGGAGCGAAAGTGATTTGTGCATCGAAAAAGCTTTTCGAATACGCTATACTGAATACGGGAATGGGAGGAATGCTCGTGGCGATTATCATCTTTTGCCTCGTATGTCTCTTCGCATATCGTATCCGTAAGCTTCCCGAAGCGATTCGGACGATCTTACTCATCCTCGGTTTACTCAGTGGATGGTTCGCGCTGTTTGAGATCATCAGTTATCTAGAAGCGAATCCTTACCTGGCCGCTATCCCGATTGCACTCGGGCTCGGCTACTGGTTTTGGCGCCGCAAGAAAAAACGGACAACCGATTCTTCCTCAGTTTGAGGTCGAGCGGTGTCCGCCTATCGATCACATAAGACCAGTCCGTTTGACGGAACTGGTTTTTTTTGTCGTCACAAGACGGCTGGCGGTCCGAACTTCCCATCATGGTAATCCCGGTACGCCTGACGAATCTCGTCTTCCGTATTCATGACGAACGGTCCGTAGGCAATCGTTTCTTCCCGAATCGGTTCACCCGAATAAATCAGCACCTTCGTCCGACTGACAGCCGTCAATGCGAGTGCACTGTCCCCTTGCGCCTGTTCGTCAAACGTCAATGTTGCTGCCATCGTCTTCGCGAGGCGGGTCCCGCTTGTCCCGGCTTCCAGTTCGCCTGCAAGGACATATAGAAAAGTGTTATGATTCGCCGGTAAGACATGCGAATACGTCGCTCCGGGAGCCAGCGAAATCTCACTCATCGTAATCGGCACCAGACTCTCGAGCGGTCCCGTCACGCCGGCAATCGCACCGGAATAGACCCGGACGTGTCCACCGGCAAGCGGCACGACCGGTGCCTGTTCCAGCAGGACGTTTTGATACGATGTCGTCGTCTCTTTCAAACGTT
This region includes:
- a CDS encoding UDP-glucose/GDP-mannose dehydrogenase family protein, translated to MQVTVIGTGYVGLVTAIGLADAKHDVVCVDLNRERMEQLSKGIAPITEEGIEEALQKNQNRLTFTTEYPVSDLYLVAVGTPEGADGSCDLSAVEAVVKLIHSIQPDAAVVMKSTVPPGTTEKLQTAYPSLRFAMVPEFLREGTAIRDMRNPHRVIIGAYDQQLAETLTDLFKTNAPIVHVDPTTAELTKYAANSFLAVKISFINEIARLADIVGADVEDVAHGIGLDPRIGPAFLKAGAGYGGSCFPKDIAALTTLAQRQGEHLHVIEAADRTNEAQLEYVLQKINPRPGHRVALLGLSFKPGTDDLRDAPALRLAERLAKMGVIVTGYDPAAKTLLDQKSTIEETVSGADIAVIMTEWDEIKHVTPRQLTDNMKTARLIDGRNCWTFVDEPGNVQYEGIGRPSKTFSNNPTL
- a CDS encoding pirin family protein yields the protein MFERDVKNHWQVTYQQNGYPHVQQGWVLSPERKDEFDPFILMAEDWFKRGTFSDHPHRGFQTITYVIDGRLEHIDNHGGHSILDAGDVQYMNAGWAARHAEEAVDDDLIHTLQLWLNLPKRLKETTTSYQNVLLEQAPVVPLAGGHVRVYSGAIAGVTGPLESLVPITMSEISLAPGATYSHVLPANHNTFLYVLAGELEAGTSGTRLAKTMAATLTFDEQAQGDSALALTAVSRTKVLIYSGEPIREETIAYGPFVMNTEDEIRQAYRDYHDGKFGPPAVL